A single window of Desulfurellaceae bacterium DNA harbors:
- a CDS encoding LysM peptidoglycan-binding domain-containing protein yields the protein MQSVNILRVVIGTLFGIVLVLPPGGLRAAQTASVAHPFPYPPALRPQVEFWQRVFTTSRQTVILHDNVHMIVYKELDFQPLYEAHADRQRTLARLRKQRVEREIRHIRTTLRKLHRANRTTRLTAEERRIKRLFSDIPGSRKFLRAAAEGRVRSQTGIGEKFRQGIQISGRYLDEMEAIFRQAGLPVELTRLPLVESTFNINAYSKAGAAGVWQFIRSTGRLFMRVDGLIDERRDPLLSAQAAAKLLKANYDRLGTWPLAITAYNHGQAGMVRAVRKLGTTDIARIIRSYKSRRFGFASRNFYPEFLAALEVEKNATAYFGEIKRDAPFRYDEVALDGYLSLGVAARCANISTERLIEFNPALGRSIRRGRRFIPSGYRLRLPDGTADYFRRQYAALDINSHTVQPGQTLDIIAQRYRTSVKALQELNHIPNVNFIRVGQRLRLPHTKAPTVVAQAPAAPAPSQPTPPEAAPELPTTVVQAPVAPAPSHTPQPESSRSDYAHTVQHGQTLGTIAQRYQTTVATLKKLNGIERVNFIRPGQQLRLPGSYATHTVQRGQTLDTIAKRYGTTAGVLKRLNGVKNPRLLRIGQTLYIPLSY from the coding sequence ATGCAGTCGGTGAACATTCTGCGGGTTGTAATCGGAACCCTGTTCGGAATCGTGCTCGTCCTGCCGCCCGGTGGACTCCGGGCCGCGCAGACGGCGAGCGTCGCTCACCCCTTTCCCTACCCGCCGGCCCTCAGGCCACAGGTCGAGTTCTGGCAACGGGTGTTCACCACCTCGAGACAGACGGTCATTCTGCACGACAACGTTCACATGATAGTCTATAAGGAGCTGGACTTTCAGCCCTTGTATGAGGCGCATGCGGACCGGCAGCGCACCCTCGCCCGGCTGAGAAAACAGCGCGTCGAGCGCGAGATCAGACACATTCGGACGACCCTGCGCAAGCTGCACCGCGCGAACAGGACTACCCGGCTGACGGCCGAAGAACGCCGGATTAAGCGGCTGTTCAGCGACATCCCCGGCTCCAGGAAGTTTCTCCGCGCCGCAGCCGAGGGCCGGGTTCGGTCGCAAACCGGGATCGGCGAAAAATTTCGGCAGGGCATCCAGATTTCGGGGCGCTATCTGGACGAGATGGAGGCGATTTTCCGCCAGGCCGGCCTGCCGGTTGAGTTGACCCGTCTGCCGCTGGTCGAATCCACGTTCAATATCAACGCCTACTCAAAAGCCGGCGCGGCCGGGGTGTGGCAGTTCATCCGCTCGACCGGGCGGCTGTTCATGCGGGTCGATGGGCTGATTGACGAGCGGCGCGACCCGCTCCTGTCCGCCCAAGCGGCGGCCAAGCTGCTCAAAGCGAACTACGACAGACTCGGCACCTGGCCGCTGGCCATTACCGCCTACAACCACGGTCAAGCCGGCATGGTCAGAGCGGTCAGAAAGCTCGGCACCACCGATATTGCCCGTATTATCCGTTCCTACAAAAGCCGCCGCTTCGGTTTTGCCTCGCGCAACTTTTATCCCGAATTTCTGGCCGCCCTCGAAGTCGAGAAAAACGCGACCGCCTACTTTGGTGAAATCAAGCGCGACGCCCCGTTTCGCTACGACGAGGTCGCCCTGGACGGCTATCTGTCGCTGGGCGTTGCGGCCCGCTGCGCCAACATTTCGACCGAGCGGCTGATTGAGTTCAACCCCGCCCTGGGCAGGTCTATCCGTCGGGGCAGGCGCTTCATCCCCAGCGGCTACCGGCTGCGTCTCCCGGATGGCACGGCCGACTATTTTCGCCGCCAGTATGCGGCCCTGGATATCAACTCGCATACCGTGCAGCCCGGCCAGACCCTGGACATCATCGCCCAGCGCTACAGGACCAGCGTCAAGGCCCTGCAAGAGCTGAACCATATCCCGAATGTCAATTTCATCCGGGTCGGCCAGCGCCTGCGGCTGCCCCACACCAAGGCGCCGACTGTCGTGGCCCAGGCGCCCGCCGCCCCAGCTCCGTCCCAACCCACGCCGCCTGAAGCCGCCCCCGAGCTACCGACTACCGTTGTCCAGGCACCCGTCGCCCCAGCTCCGTCCCACACGCCTCAACCCGAATCCAGCCGTTCAGACTACGCCCATACGGTCCAGCACGGTCAAACCCTGGGCACGATCGCCCAGCGCTATCAGACCACCGTTGCCACCCTCAAGAAACTCAACGGCATTGAGCGGGTGAACTTCATTCGTCCCGGCCAGCAACTCCGCCTGCCCGGCAGCTACGCGACCCATACGGTCCAGCGCGGCCAGACCCTGGACACGATTGCCAAACGCTACGGGACGACCGCGGGCGTGCTCAAGCGCCTCAACGGGGTGAAGAACCCCCGTCTGCTGCGGATCGGCCAGACCTTATACATCCCCCTGAGTTATTGA
- a CDS encoding bifunctional precorrin-2 dehydrogenase/sirohydrochlorin ferrochelatase, whose translation MGYYPIFVDLNGQPCLVIGGGSVAERKVASLLDAQARISVISPTLTRQLEAWAAELRIRTLRRTYQSGDLRGFRLVFAATSDQDLHQRLAAEADAAGVLLNVADRPAVCSFIVPAVVSQGDLRIAVSTSGTSPALAQKIRHQLSADFGPEYAQALQLLARIRERVTRERLSSQERQHRFHSLVNSPLLDYLRDRKIDKLDGLLRVTLGEAYSLEHLDFQV comes from the coding sequence ATGGGCTATTATCCAATCTTTGTCGATCTGAACGGCCAGCCGTGCCTTGTCATTGGGGGCGGAAGCGTCGCCGAGCGGAAAGTGGCGTCTCTGCTCGACGCCCAAGCCCGGATCAGCGTGATCAGCCCGACACTGACCCGGCAGCTCGAAGCCTGGGCCGCCGAACTGCGGATCAGGACGCTGCGGCGTACCTACCAGAGCGGTGATCTGCGCGGCTTTCGTCTGGTGTTTGCGGCCACCTCAGACCAGGATTTGCACCAGCGCCTGGCCGCAGAGGCAGACGCCGCGGGCGTGTTGCTGAACGTCGCGGATCGCCCGGCCGTGTGTTCGTTCATCGTCCCGGCCGTCGTCTCCCAGGGCGATCTGAGAATCGCCGTGTCCACCAGCGGGACAAGCCCGGCCCTGGCCCAAAAAATCCGCCACCAGCTGTCCGCAGACTTTGGTCCCGAGTACGCCCAGGCGCTCCAACTGCTGGCTCGAATCCGAGAGCGGGTGACCCGAGAGCGGCTGTCAAGCCAGGAACGCCAGCACCGTTTTCACAGCCTCGTCAATTCTCCCCTGCTCGACTATCTCCGCGACCGGAAAATTGATAAGCTCGACGGCCTGCTGCGCGTAACCCTGGGAGAAGCCTACAGTCTGGAGCACCTCGACTTTCAGGTATGA
- the ccsB gene encoding c-type cytochrome biogenesis protein CcsB produces MEIVLLTSTLVFYLLSTVGFLLALVSPQQLFGRIAPGLLLVACATHGGAIMVRSLSVGYIAVTNPYEAVSFFTWITSGLFLLVQWRSSLTVLGAVVSPIGFVLTLGVFVLYTQARALPPALQSSWLPVHVTLAFLGNAVFCVAFFASLIYVFQEKRLKGKKIGGVLRHLPSLETLDKLNYRSLSWGFPLLTLGIVSGAVWARHAWGHFWIWEPRPILSLVSWVLYAFLLHYRSFGWRGRRAATLTIVCFAVLLVSFLGAQLLPGRHGGEFG; encoded by the coding sequence GTGGAAATTGTCCTGCTGACATCAACCCTCGTCTTCTATCTGCTGAGCACGGTGGGATTTCTGCTCGCCCTGGTGTCGCCCCAGCAGCTCTTTGGCCGCATCGCCCCCGGCCTGCTGCTGGTCGCCTGCGCCACCCACGGCGGGGCGATTATGGTGCGTTCGCTGTCGGTCGGCTATATTGCGGTCACCAATCCGTATGAGGCAGTGTCCTTCTTCACCTGGATAACCAGCGGCCTGTTCCTGCTGGTCCAGTGGCGCTCGTCCCTGACCGTGCTGGGGGCGGTGGTCAGTCCGATTGGCTTTGTCCTGACTCTGGGCGTGTTTGTCTTGTATACCCAGGCGCGAGCCCTGCCGCCGGCCCTGCAGAGCAGTTGGCTGCCGGTACACGTGACGCTCGCCTTTTTGGGCAACGCCGTGTTCTGCGTCGCCTTCTTTGCCAGCCTGATCTATGTGTTCCAGGAAAAGCGGCTCAAGGGCAAAAAAATCGGCGGGGTGCTGCGCCACCTGCCCTCCCTGGAGACCCTCGACAAGCTGAACTATCGCTCCCTGTCGTGGGGCTTCCCGCTGCTGACCCTGGGCATTGTCAGCGGCGCGGTGTGGGCCCGCCACGCTTGGGGCCATTTCTGGATTTGGGAGCCGCGGCCGATACTGTCCCTGGTCAGCTGGGTCTTGTACGCCTTCCTGCTCCACTATCGCAGCTTCGGCTGGCGCGGACGACGCGCCGCAACCCTGACCATTGTGTGTTTTGCCGTACTCCTGGTCTCATTCCTGGGAGCCCAGCTCCTGCCGGGTCGGCATGGGGGCGAATTTGGCTAA
- a CDS encoding glutamyl-tRNA reductase, translating to MAKPDPSLMVVGLNHHTTPVEVREKLAFSDGMLHHALPRLVEAPGIQEGAIISTCNRVEVVTWTHDPPQASRHIKTFLAQEQGLPLRLFEAHLYTHTDREAVRHVFRVASSLDSLVVGEPQILGQIKDAYSASASLGTLGTVLHRWFHKAFSVAKRVRSETAIAAKPVSVSSVAVELACRIFDQLTDKTAMVIGVGEMSQQAIRQLRARAIGTLLITNRTFQRAVELASTCAGTVVPFEQFPRQLHLADVVIGSAGGSAYHLTPERVHEALQERKRRPMFLIDLGVPRNFDPRLNDLENVFVYDIDDLEQIVADHKGERELEARKAEAIVSQEVEAFWQWYASRDISPTIVALRQKAEAVRQREVEKTLAGLKDCSPETRRAIEGLSASLMNKLLHPPIGYLKHRTRNGNAEDGATSVTAVRQMFGLDDDQD from the coding sequence TTGGCTAAGCCGGACCCCAGCCTGATGGTCGTTGGCCTCAACCACCATACGACGCCGGTCGAGGTGCGCGAGAAGCTGGCCTTCAGCGACGGCATGCTGCACCATGCCCTGCCCCGCCTGGTCGAGGCGCCCGGCATCCAGGAAGGCGCGATCATCTCGACCTGCAACCGGGTCGAAGTCGTGACCTGGACCCACGATCCGCCACAGGCCAGCCGCCACATCAAAACCTTTCTGGCCCAGGAGCAGGGCCTGCCGCTCCGTCTGTTTGAAGCCCATCTGTACACCCATACCGACAGGGAGGCGGTCAGACACGTGTTCCGCGTCGCCTCCAGCCTCGATTCCCTGGTCGTGGGCGAACCCCAGATCCTGGGACAGATCAAAGACGCGTATAGCGCCTCGGCCTCGCTCGGCACGCTGGGGACGGTGCTCCACCGCTGGTTCCACAAGGCATTCTCGGTCGCCAAACGCGTGCGGAGTGAAACCGCCATTGCGGCCAAACCCGTCTCGGTCAGCTCGGTGGCGGTCGAGCTGGCGTGTCGGATTTTTGACCAGCTGACCGACAAGACCGCCATGGTCATTGGCGTGGGAGAGATGAGCCAGCAGGCCATCCGCCAGCTCCGGGCCAGGGCCATCGGTACCCTGCTCATCACCAACCGGACCTTCCAGCGGGCGGTCGAGCTGGCCAGCACCTGCGCCGGGACCGTCGTACCGTTCGAGCAATTCCCCAGGCAGCTGCACTTGGCCGATGTGGTAATTGGCTCGGCCGGCGGCAGCGCCTATCACCTCACCCCGGAGCGTGTTCACGAAGCCCTGCAAGAGCGCAAACGGCGGCCCATGTTCCTGATTGACCTCGGCGTGCCGCGCAATTTCGACCCGCGTCTCAACGACCTCGAGAATGTGTTCGTGTACGATATTGACGACCTCGAACAGATCGTCGCTGACCACAAGGGCGAACGCGAGCTTGAGGCGCGTAAAGCCGAGGCCATTGTCAGCCAGGAAGTCGAGGCCTTCTGGCAGTGGTACGCCAGTCGAGACATCAGCCCGACCATTGTTGCCCTGCGCCAGAAAGCCGAGGCCGTGCGCCAGCGCGAGGTCGAAAAAACCCTGGCCGGGCTCAAAGACTGCTCGCCCGAAACGCGCCGCGCCATTGAAGGACTGAGCGCGTCACTAATGAACAAGCTGTTGCATCCGCCAATCGGCTATCTGAAACACCGCACCCGGAACGGGAATGCCGAGGACGGCGCGACCAGCGTGACTGCGGTGCGGCAGATGTTCGGCTTGGATGACGACCAAGACTGA
- the hemC gene encoding hydroxymethylbilane synthase — MQRTVRIGTRGSTLAVWQAGWVKQRLEAHWPDWRVELVPITTSGDRIQHVSLARIGGKGLFVKEIEQALLAGTVDLAVHSVKDLPAELPSGLVLSTIPEREDPRDVLISATGSSLADLPQATRVGTSSLRRQALLLHLRPDLRIEVLRGNVETRLRRQLEGRVDATILAAAGLKRLSLRLKNGVPLDAEEFLPAIGQGALGIEIRAGDAIETLLAPLHHAETAWAIKAERAFLSGMGGSCRTPLAARATVANGSLRLTALVASPDGKRLLRHEISGPTETARQIGTETAALLLDRGGRDILAALEATEA, encoded by the coding sequence ATGCAACGCACCGTTCGGATTGGCACCCGTGGCAGCACCCTGGCCGTCTGGCAGGCCGGCTGGGTCAAACAGCGACTCGAAGCCCACTGGCCGGATTGGCGGGTTGAGCTGGTGCCGATTACGACTTCAGGAGACAGGATTCAGCACGTCTCACTGGCCCGGATTGGCGGCAAGGGCTTGTTTGTCAAAGAAATCGAACAGGCGCTGCTGGCCGGCACGGTCGATCTGGCCGTCCACTCGGTCAAGGACCTGCCGGCCGAGCTGCCGTCCGGACTCGTCCTGAGCACCATTCCCGAACGGGAAGACCCCCGCGACGTGCTCATCTCGGCCACGGGTTCGTCACTGGCCGACCTGCCCCAGGCTACCCGCGTGGGCACCAGCAGCCTGCGCCGCCAGGCCCTGCTCCTGCACCTGCGTCCCGACCTGCGGATCGAAGTGCTGCGGGGCAATGTGGAAACCCGTCTGCGCCGCCAGCTGGAAGGCCGGGTGGACGCCACCATTCTGGCTGCGGCCGGGCTCAAACGGCTGAGCCTCAGGCTGAAAAACGGCGTTCCGCTTGACGCCGAGGAATTTCTGCCGGCCATCGGCCAGGGCGCGCTGGGGATTGAAATCCGGGCCGGCGACGCGATCGAAACCCTGCTCGCCCCCCTGCATCACGCCGAAACAGCCTGGGCAATCAAGGCCGAGCGCGCCTTTCTCAGCGGCATGGGCGGCAGCTGCCGCACGCCCCTGGCCGCCAGGGCCACGGTCGCCAACGGCAGCCTGCGCTTGACCGCCCTGGTCGCCAGCCCGGACGGCAAGCGCCTGCTGCGCCACGAGATCAGCGGTCCGACCGAAACGGCCAGACAGATCGGGACCGAGACGGCCGCACTCCTGCTGGACCGGGGCGGCCGGGATATCCTGGCCGCCCTGGAAGCGACAGAGGCATAA
- the cobA gene encoding uroporphyrinogen-III C-methyltransferase: MPVYLVGAGPGDPGLLTLKAKRCLEQADVVVYDYLVDQRILAYARPQAELIYAGKRSGSPSMSQADINRLIVDRARQGQTVVRLKGGDPFLFGRGGEEAQELVEAGLPFEIVPGVTSALAVPAYAGIPLTHRDHASAVAIVTGHKEVWDTAPHLNWATLAGVGGTLVFLMGTRQLRNNMQRLMRHGLSGHTPVALIRWGTRPDQDVLVGTVETIAELVEQRGFEPPAVAVVGQVVELRQQLRWFETTPLFGRRIVVTRPRLQAGGFVERLEQHGAAVVQFPTIETVPVAASDRLDAALAVLPSYDWAIFTSVNGVRYVFERLAERRLDIRSLAGVRLAAIGPETARALEARHVRVEAVPAEYRAEALLSVLGAVTGQRILLPRATQARDILPKSLRAAGAEVDEIGVYQTVRPTTRTAELRELLRAGQIDLITFTSSSTVRNFMAAFADRNADQDIPALLGTTALGCIGPITAETARGYGLRVSIQPQEYTIAAFSQAIVDYFRAEPHPDRAA, translated from the coding sequence ATGCCGGTGTATCTCGTTGGCGCGGGTCCCGGCGACCCGGGGCTGTTGACCCTCAAGGCCAAGCGTTGCCTCGAGCAGGCCGATGTCGTGGTGTACGACTATCTGGTCGATCAGCGCATCCTGGCCTACGCCCGTCCCCAGGCCGAGCTGATCTACGCCGGCAAGCGCAGCGGCAGCCCGAGCATGAGCCAGGCCGACATCAATCGGCTGATTGTGGACCGGGCCCGCCAGGGCCAGACCGTCGTCCGGCTCAAGGGCGGCGATCCGTTTCTGTTCGGGCGGGGCGGCGAAGAGGCCCAGGAACTGGTCGAGGCCGGTCTTCCGTTTGAGATTGTGCCGGGCGTCACTTCAGCCCTGGCGGTCCCGGCCTATGCCGGGATTCCGCTCACCCACCGCGACCACGCGTCTGCGGTCGCGATTGTGACCGGCCATAAAGAAGTCTGGGACACCGCCCCGCACCTCAACTGGGCCACCCTGGCCGGGGTGGGCGGCACCCTGGTCTTCCTCATGGGCACCCGTCAGCTACGCAACAATATGCAGCGTTTGATGCGTCACGGGCTTTCCGGCCACACCCCGGTGGCCCTGATTCGGTGGGGCACACGGCCCGATCAAGACGTGTTGGTCGGCACGGTCGAGACGATTGCCGAGCTGGTTGAGCAGCGGGGCTTTGAGCCGCCGGCGGTGGCGGTGGTCGGCCAGGTGGTCGAGCTGCGCCAGCAGCTCCGCTGGTTTGAAACCACGCCGCTGTTCGGTCGGCGCATCGTGGTCACCCGGCCGCGTCTTCAGGCCGGCGGTTTCGTCGAGCGGCTCGAACAGCACGGCGCGGCCGTGGTCCAGTTTCCAACGATTGAAACCGTGCCGGTTGCCGCCTCCGACCGGCTGGACGCGGCCCTGGCTGTGCTGCCGAGCTACGACTGGGCGATTTTTACCAGCGTCAACGGCGTGCGCTACGTCTTTGAGCGCCTGGCCGAGCGCCGACTCGACATCCGGAGTCTGGCCGGGGTGCGCCTGGCGGCGATCGGTCCAGAGACGGCCCGCGCCCTGGAAGCCCGCCATGTGCGGGTCGAGGCCGTGCCGGCCGAGTACCGCGCCGAAGCCCTGCTGTCCGTACTCGGTGCTGTCACCGGCCAGCGGATTCTCCTGCCACGGGCGACCCAGGCGCGAGACATCCTGCCCAAATCCCTGCGCGCCGCCGGTGCCGAGGTCGACGAAATCGGGGTGTATCAGACCGTTCGTCCCACCACCCGGACCGCAGAACTGCGCGAGCTGCTGCGAGCCGGTCAGATCGATCTGATCACCTTCACCAGCTCAAGCACGGTCCGCAATTTCATGGCCGCGTTTGCCGACCGGAATGCCGATCAGGATATTCCGGCCCTGCTCGGCACGACGGCGCTCGGCTGCATTGGGCCGATTACGGCCGAGACGGCCCGCGGATATGGACTGCGCGTCAGCATCCAGCCCCAGGAGTACACCATTGCGGCGTTCAGCCAGGCGATTGTGGACTATTTTCGGGCCGAGCCGCACCCCGACCGCGCTGCCTGA
- a CDS encoding CoA ester lyase, with protein sequence MKLYRSVLFVPGNRPDWIDKAPKYGPDALIIDLEDAVPIAEKAQARPIVRAGIERLRDNAVGVFVRVNGLDTGLTGEDVEAVVTAGLDGIAIPKLENADEIRKIDAWIELFERKAGLDLGTVEIMAIPETAKGIMNAYELASACPRVGAVIGGVGQRSGDVTKAVGFQWTREGLESLYMGSHVLLACRAAGFEYPIGIGSLEVGDTELVKAQLRRGREIGFRGALLIHPSAVPLANEVFAPSAEEIEWNKGILQAMAEAEQAGRAAVTYDGMMIDYAHVRNALDLIHQAEAFGIPVGDYAQVKAL encoded by the coding sequence ATGAAACTCTATCGCTCGGTTCTGTTTGTTCCCGGCAACCGCCCGGACTGGATTGACAAGGCTCCCAAATACGGGCCGGACGCGCTGATCATTGATCTCGAAGACGCCGTGCCGATTGCCGAAAAGGCCCAGGCGCGTCCGATTGTGCGGGCCGGCATTGAGCGCCTGCGGGACAACGCGGTCGGCGTCTTTGTCCGGGTCAACGGGCTGGATACCGGCCTGACCGGCGAAGACGTGGAGGCCGTTGTCACCGCCGGGCTCGACGGCATTGCCATTCCCAAGCTCGAAAACGCGGACGAGATTCGGAAAATCGACGCCTGGATCGAGCTGTTTGAGCGCAAGGCCGGCCTGGACCTCGGCACGGTCGAAATCATGGCCATCCCGGAGACGGCCAAGGGGATCATGAACGCCTACGAGCTGGCCTCGGCCTGTCCCCGCGTCGGAGCCGTCATCGGCGGCGTTGGCCAGCGCTCGGGCGATGTCACTAAGGCGGTCGGTTTCCAGTGGACCCGTGAGGGCTTGGAGAGCCTGTACATGGGCTCCCATGTCCTGCTGGCGTGTCGGGCGGCCGGCTTTGAGTATCCGATTGGTATCGGCTCGCTGGAGGTCGGCGATACCGAGCTGGTCAAGGCTCAGCTCAGGCGTGGCCGGGAGATCGGTTTTCGCGGCGCCCTGCTGATCCACCCGTCGGCCGTGCCGCTGGCCAACGAGGTGTTTGCCCCGTCGGCCGAGGAGATCGAATGGAACAAGGGCATCTTACAGGCCATGGCCGAGGCCGAGCAGGCCGGCCGGGCGGCCGTGACCTATGACGGCATGATGATCGACTACGCCCACGTCCGCAACGCGCTGGACTTGATTCACCAGGCCGAGGCGTTCGGCATCCCGGTCGGGGACTACGCCCAGGTCAAGGCGCTGTAA
- a CDS encoding enoyl-CoA hydratase/isomerase family protein, with the protein MQNNAVYLETRGEIASLVLNRPDKLNALNSEVLERIKAATAEVADNPEIKVMIVRGATAKVFSSGADISEFPKVHATPESRERFNDLFRSTLDGLTALEKPVIAMIAGYCFGGGCALALACDVRYADHTARFCIPPARLGVAYTLHETKRLVDLVGPSKAKEMLMGAKVLNAEEALTWGLATRLFDPETLADETWAFAHELCRLSQFTIRAVKTTVREIVAGAQDDTPTSRELRARTFENPDYFEGRDAFLQKRKPQFRYR; encoded by the coding sequence ATGCAGAACAATGCGGTGTATCTGGAAACCCGGGGCGAAATCGCCAGCTTGGTGCTGAACCGCCCGGACAAGCTGAACGCGCTCAACTCCGAGGTCCTGGAACGGATCAAGGCCGCCACGGCCGAGGTGGCCGACAATCCCGAGATCAAGGTCATGATTGTGCGCGGGGCCACGGCCAAGGTGTTTTCGTCCGGGGCGGATATCAGCGAGTTTCCCAAGGTCCACGCCACGCCCGAGTCGCGCGAGCGGTTCAACGACCTGTTTCGCTCGACCCTGGACGGCCTCACCGCGTTGGAGAAACCGGTCATTGCCATGATCGCCGGCTATTGTTTTGGCGGGGGCTGCGCCCTGGCCCTGGCCTGCGACGTGCGCTACGCCGACCACACCGCCCGGTTCTGCATCCCGCCGGCCAGGCTCGGCGTGGCCTACACCCTGCACGAAACAAAACGCCTGGTCGATCTGGTCGGCCCGTCAAAAGCCAAGGAAATGCTGATGGGGGCCAAGGTGTTGAACGCCGAAGAGGCCCTGACCTGGGGTCTGGCCACCCGGCTGTTTGACCCCGAGACCCTGGCCGACGAGACCTGGGCCTTTGCCCACGAGCTGTGTCGTCTGTCGCAGTTCACGATTCGGGCGGTCAAGACGACCGTCCGGGAAATCGTCGCCGGTGCTCAGGACGACACGCCGACGAGCCGCGAGCTGCGCGCCCGGACGTTTGAGAACCCGGACTATTTTGAGGGTCGAGACGCCTTTCTGCAGAAACGCAAACCCCAGTTCCGGTATCGCTAA
- a CDS encoding NUDIX domain-containing protein translates to MALPERYNTGYNLGVGGAVAWDNRLLLVRRASRRGRGNWQVPGGFVEPDETIEQAVIREVQEEAGVLAAVEGVLGLRNRYDPDIGNSIYIVLLLHPVSGEPQPDNDEVDRAAYLTLAEIEALDQIPPINLEIARRVFAPDRRLLLPQVLTHFTGVSYTLFAG, encoded by the coding sequence ATGGCACTCCCCGAGCGATATAATACCGGCTATAACCTCGGCGTCGGCGGCGCGGTGGCGTGGGACAACCGCCTGTTGCTGGTCCGTCGGGCCTCGCGCCGCGGACGCGGCAACTGGCAGGTGCCCGGCGGTTTTGTCGAACCTGACGAAACCATCGAACAGGCGGTGATTCGAGAGGTTCAGGAAGAGGCCGGGGTGCTGGCCGCAGTCGAGGGCGTGCTGGGTCTGCGCAACCGCTACGACCCGGACATCGGCAACAGCATCTACATCGTGCTGCTGTTGCATCCGGTCAGCGGCGAGCCGCAGCCCGACAACGACGAGGTCGACCGGGCGGCCTACCTGACGCTCGCCGAAATCGAAGCCCTGGACCAGATCCCGCCCATCAACCTGGAAATCGCTCGCCGGGTGTTTGCCCCTGACCGGCGTCTGCTGCTACCGCAGGTGCTGACCCATTTCACCGGCGTGAGCTACACCTTGTTCGCCGGTTAA
- a CDS encoding DsbA family protein: protein MALEKITHYFDYKSPYAYLAQAETYQLARDCDVAIDWLPLTLHIPSFLGSAEVDAGGTVLSENRNAHQWRRVKYSYMDCRREANRRGLVIRGPQKIFDSSIAHIGMLYAKHRGDFRAYHDAVYERFWRRELDIENPELIGRVLTEVGLDASGFLDYLHGQGRHEHDQVMAAAEADGVFGVPSYVVNGELFWGAERIERVRERLAEHGHTPR from the coding sequence GTGGCCCTGGAGAAGATCACCCACTATTTTGATTACAAAAGCCCCTACGCCTACCTGGCCCAGGCGGAGACGTATCAGCTCGCCCGGGATTGTGACGTGGCCATCGACTGGCTGCCGCTGACCCTGCACATCCCCAGCTTTCTAGGTTCGGCCGAGGTCGACGCCGGCGGGACAGTCCTGAGCGAAAACCGCAACGCCCACCAGTGGCGACGGGTCAAGTACAGCTATATGGACTGCCGGCGCGAGGCCAACCGACGCGGTTTGGTGATTCGCGGCCCACAGAAAATCTTCGATAGTTCGATCGCCCACATCGGCATGCTGTACGCCAAACACCGGGGCGACTTCCGGGCCTACCATGACGCGGTGTACGAACGCTTCTGGCGGCGCGAACTCGATATAGAGAACCCGGAACTCATCGGCCGGGTGTTGACCGAGGTCGGCCTCGACGCCTCGGGATTTCTCGACTACCTGCACGGCCAGGGACGCCACGAGCACGACCAGGTCATGGCCGCAGCCGAGGCCGACGGCGTGTTCGGCGTGCCCAGCTATGTGGTCAACGGCGAGCTGTTCTGGGGTGCGGAGCGTATTGAGCGGGTGCGCGAACGGCTGGCCGAACACGGCCACACTCCCCGCTAG